The Dasypus novemcinctus isolate mDasNov1 chromosome 11, mDasNov1.1.hap2, whole genome shotgun sequence DNA window TAGGGTAATTTGGTGGGGGACCAGAGGGCATATCAGCATTGGAAAAATACAGCTTAAGTCTCAGTGGAGAAAGTATTATCTTGTGTATTTCCATCCTTTTTTAAGTTAAATGTCTTGATCTATTTCCACAACACCATAGCTTCTGTGCCCCTTTTTAACGCCTAGAATTTAGATCCCCACCATGGACTAAATGCAAAATATACTTTGATACTTTGACTTTCTGCAAACAAACCTTGGTTATATGGAACCTACAGATTTGTCTGACTAGTGGATTTCTTCTCCTCCCATTACTAAgaatagttaaataaattaatccAAATGTCAAAGTAAATCATTCACTGGGtgagaggaaagagggaagaaaaatgttCAGGTAGAAAAGTTTATTTCCAGGTCTTCATCTCAGCTTTGGGCTCTGTCCAAGGAACGTGCCCacagataaaatgatgatgaaatTCCCTGTTTCACAAAGATAGGTTTCATCAAGTCAGATTAACAGCCGTCTTATAAGAATAAGATCATTCCACATCTATTCTTGCCTTGAACTTTTCCATCTATCAAATGTACCCCAAAGTGCATTAAGTACAAACTTAAACCCCTTCTGCAGCTTCAGTCTATCTTGTGGTTCCCTCctcaaagaaaatgggaaaagccAATCATTTTCTACTTTTCCGTAACACTTCGTCTGCTTGAAAATCCTTAAGTTTTCCCCAccttccttcttcttcagacCTTGCAGTGCCTATAATTTGTCACCCTGTGAGCTTGCCtgcctttttggtttttttaatctgtttgatttccttcCCACTTTTCCAGGAATTCACTTTCCTCCTGACTTTTGTCTCCCCTGCAGCCGCAACGAGGACCCTGAGAGATACCCGTCTGTGATTTGGGAGGCCAAGTGCCGCCACCTGGGCTGTGTCAACGCTCAGGGGAAGGTGGACCACCACATGAACTCCGTCCCCATCCAGCAAGAAATCTTGGTCCTCCGAAGGGAGTCTCAGCGCTGTCCCCACACCTTCCGGCTGGAGAAGATGCTGGTGGACGTGGGCTGCACCTGCGTCACCCCCATTGTCCGTACCATGGTCTGAGTGGTGGGTCAGAACCTGAGGCCCCCCGTAGCAGCTGGGCTTTCTGGTGGGATAAACCTATCCCCTCAGGAACCCTCAACCTTCTCAGATCCAACCCTACCCCTGGCCACTCTCACAGAGCCCTTTAGACAATTCATCTAACTGAAGCTTTGGAGCTAACACCTGGGTGCAgaattctctctccctctgtctcttcaaagaggaaattttagactGAGTACCAGTTTTGCTTCTTCTTTGCTTTTCTAAGAGCTTTAAGTTATGTATTTGTATGCCCTGAGAGAATTTCGGGCAGAAGGTTCCACTTTAATGGATTGCCTaccttattttgtgttttttaaagatgACAAAATTTCAGGCTTgaaaatttgttatttaaaaggTGAAAACTATATTTATATGAACTATTTATTGATCTATTTATGTCTTAAGTCTTTAGAGAAAGGTGAAATCATGATTCCCTGTTATGCGTGGGGAAATCTAGAACTAAATGGTAGTTGGAAATTTGAGTTCTTCCTATATATGAATATAGGATTTTCTCATCTCTGCCTTTTTGGAGTGCATGACCTGgctgaagagaaagaaagactaaAGAACCTAGTTTCATATTTATTAACTTAATTTTGTAAACTTTTGAGATTTCAGGAGAATGACAGAAAATC harbors:
- the IL17A gene encoding interleukin-17A gives rise to the protein MSSVRISSVFKSLLLLLSLVATVKAGIMIPQNPGCPNTEDKNFPQTVRVNLSILNRNTHSRRSSDYYNRSTSPWNLHRNEDPERYPSVIWEAKCRHLGCVNAQGKVDHHMNSVPIQQEILVLRRESQRCPHTFRLEKMLVDVGCTCVTPIVRTMV